A single window of Botrytis cinerea B05.10 chromosome 3, complete sequence DNA harbors:
- the Bcpme2 gene encoding Bcpme2, which translates to MRSFALLSLTASLLGSVSASPALVNRAVAFNRTVAPAGAIVVDETCEIAGSYTTFQEGIDALSTTTTDAQYIFVAPGTYFEQVYLPPLASNLTIQGYTTDARTYENNEATLTYNLALINTTSDDLTATFRAHNTNTKVYNLIIENTFGHINSNGQNLALSSYASNVGYYATQFWGYQDTVLAEAGYQLYAKCLIVGAIDFIFGEKALAWFENNDIRTIANGAITASGRTSAAVDSWYVINNSNIANLNSSLTPYNNYLGRPWRDYARVVFQNSYLGDNIKAAGWQEWSTSTPNTDGVTFGEYNNYGPGSVLEEGPRANFSSQFTAPVDITTVLGTSYTSEFYYDASYM; encoded by the exons ATGCGTTCCTTtgccctcctctcccttACAGCTTCTTTGCTCGGAAGCGTCTCTGCCAGCCCTGCTTTAGTAAACCGCGCTGTTGCATTCAACCGAACCGTTGCTCCCGCTGGTGCAATTGTCGTTGACGAGACATGTGAAATTGCCGGCTCCTACACCACATTCCAAGAGGGTATCGATGCATtgtccaccaccaccaccgatGCTCAATACATCTTCGTAGCTCCTGGTACCTACTTCGAGCAAGTGTATCTCCCACCACTCGCATCGAACCTTACCATCCAAGGTTATACCACCGATGCCCGCACCTACGAAAACAACGAAGCCACCCTCACCTACAACCTCGCCCTCATCAACACCACCTCGGATGATTTAACCGCCACTTTCCGTGCccacaacaccaacaccaaagTGTACAACTTGATCATCGAGAACACATTCGGTCACATCAACTCCAATGGACAGAACCTTGCTCTCTCCTCCTACGCCTCCAACGTGGGTTACTACGCCACCCAATTCTGGGGTTACCAAGACACCGTTCTCGCCGAGGCCGGTTACCAGCTCTACGCCAAGTGCTTGATCGTCGGAGCCATTGATTTCATCTTCGGTGAGAAAGCTCTCGCCTGGTTCGAGAACAACGATATCCGTACCATTGCCAACGGAGCTATTACCGCATCGGGTCGTACAAGCGCCGCTGTCGATTCCTGGTATGTGATTAACAACTCCAACATTGCCAATCTCAACAGCAGTCTCACTCCATACAACAACTATCTCGGACGACCATGGAGAGATTACGCACGTGTTGTTTTCCAAAACAGTTATTTGGGTGACAACATCAAAGCGGCTGGATGGCAAGAGTGGAGTACCTCGACTCCAAACACTGATGGAGTTACTTTCGGAGA ATACAACAACTACGGACCCGGAAGCGTTCTCGAAGAAGGCCCCCGTGCAAACTTCAGCTCTCAATTCACAGCTCCCGTTGACATCACCACCGTCTTGGGTACATCCTACACTAGCGAGTTCTACTACGATGCTTCTTACATGTAA